In Candidatus Cohnella colombiensis, one DNA window encodes the following:
- a CDS encoding U32 family peptidase: MTASIPELLISAGSLEQMQRFIQAGASAVLIGEAKFGMRLPGDIKANQLKEAVKLAHQLGAKAYVNMNRLFRNDELADIPDYLKVVQDAGADAIVFGDPAVLMNVRQYTPQLKMQWNAEMTGTNSATSAYWGRRGAVRAIIARELNEDEIIDLRSQIEMELQVQVHGMTNIYHSHRNLLQSYMEHLGKEARLIRKGADNGLFLVETERPDEKFPVYEDDNGTHVMSPDDICLLEALPELIKANVDSFYIEPLLKSDEYNVTVLNSYRSALDAWQRDSSQYQLDDQWLHQIQLLQNPDRELGFGFLYKEQVY, encoded by the coding sequence ATGACAGCATCGATCCCAGAACTGTTAATTTCAGCGGGATCTCTGGAGCAAATGCAACGCTTCATACAAGCGGGCGCTTCAGCGGTATTAATTGGTGAGGCCAAATTCGGGATGAGGTTGCCCGGAGATATTAAAGCGAATCAATTAAAAGAGGCAGTAAAGCTCGCTCATCAGTTAGGTGCGAAAGCTTATGTTAATATGAATCGTCTATTTCGGAATGATGAACTCGCGGATATTCCGGATTATTTAAAGGTTGTTCAAGATGCTGGAGCAGATGCGATCGTATTTGGCGATCCTGCAGTGCTTATGAATGTGCGTCAATATACGCCACAGCTAAAGATGCAATGGAATGCAGAGATGACGGGAACGAATTCGGCGACATCTGCATATTGGGGACGTCGTGGAGCTGTCCGCGCCATTATCGCAAGAGAACTGAACGAAGATGAAATTATTGATCTGCGCAGTCAAATCGAGATGGAGTTGCAAGTTCAAGTACACGGGATGACCAACATATATCATTCCCATCGGAATTTGTTGCAGAGCTATATGGAGCATCTGGGTAAGGAAGCAAGGTTAATTCGTAAGGGAGCAGACAACGGACTATTCCTCGTTGAAACTGAACGACCGGATGAGAAGTTTCCTGTCTATGAGGATGATAATGGCACACACGTGATGAGTCCGGATGATATTTGCTTGCTTGAGGCGCTCCCTGAGCTTATAAAAGCGAATGTAGATAGCTTCTATATTGAGCCACTGCTCAAGTCTGATGAATATAATGTGACTGTTCTCAACAGTTATCGCAGCGCCTTAGACGCTTGGCAACGAGATTCGAGTCAATATCAACTCGATGATCAATGGCTACATCAAATTCAATTGTTGCAAAATCCAGATCGTGAGCTGGGCTTCGGC